The following is a genomic window from Chloracidobacterium sp..
AACTAAATCATACAGTTTGCAGGCCGTATTTGCTAGAAAATAATTTTCCGTTCAATTATCATATTCGTGTCACATTTCCATCAATAGAAGGGCTTTTTTCATTGAAACCAACGAATATCAAAGATCCTGAGTACTTTCACAAGGTCGTCGATTGCCAATATGCTTGCCCGTCGCATACGCCGGTGCCTGAATATATCCGTTTGATCGCTGCCGGGCGATACACCGAAGCGTATATGGTCAATTGGGATTCGAACGTCTTTCCCGGCATTCTGGGGCGAACTTGCGACAGGCCTTGCGAGCCTGCGTGCCGGCGCGGCCGCGTCGAAGAACAGCCGGTTGCGATATGCCGCCTGAAACGGGTTGCGGCGGACAATCGTGATGAGGTGCTGCCGTATATGCCGCAAGGGCCTTTCACGCCGAACGGCAAGAAGGTCGCATTGATCGGTGCCGGGCCGGCGAGTTTGACGGTCGCGCGCGACCTTGCACCCTTAGGTTACGAGATACATCTGTATGATGAGCAGCGAAAAGCGGGCGGCTTTATGCGTTCGCAGATACCTGCATTCCGCCTGCCGGAAGAAGTGTTGGACGAGGAGGTCGGATATATTCTGCGGCTCGGCATTCACACGCACTTCAAACATTACGTATCGTCGATGAAGGAGCTGCTTGCCGGTGATTATGACGCCGTATTCATCGGTTCGGGGGCACCGAAAGGGCGCGACCTGCCGGAGCTTCCGGGCCGTCAGGAAGGCGATGCCAACATTCACCTCGGTATCAACTGGCTCGCCAACGTTGCCTTTGAACACACAAAGAGCATCGGCAAGCGTGTGATCGTGCTTGGCGGCGGCAACACGGCGATGGACTGCTGCCGAACAGCACGCAGGCTTGGGGGCGAAGATGTAAAGGTGATCGTGCGTTCGCCATTTGCATCGATGAAGGCAAGCCCTTGGGAAAAAGAGGATGCGATGCACGAAGGCATTCCCATTATTGACAACCACGTGCCCAAGGCGTTCGTCTTGTCAGAACCGGAAGCGGTAGCGACTGGGTCTCCTCCTCGCCTCGTGGGCATGACATTCGAGAAAGTAGAAGCCAAATACGACGAGAACGGCAAGCGTTCGCTCGTCCCGACGGGCGAGCCTGACGTGTTCTACGAAGCTGACGACGTCCTGATAGCGGTTGGGCAAGAGAATGCGTTCCCCTGGATTGAACGCGACATCGGCATCGAATTCGGCAAATGGGAACTGCCGGTCGTTGACAAAACGACCTTCCGCTCGACGCATCCGAAGGTCTTTGTCGGCGGCGATGCGGCGTTCGGCCCCGAGAATGTGATCACGGCGGTCGCGCACGGCCATCAAGCCGCGATATCGATCGATCTGTTCTGCAGCGGTAAAGACCTTGTCGCCGACAGGCCCTCGCCGTTTGTCAACCTTCATTCGATGAAGATGGGCATTCACGAATGGGCGTACGACAGCACGATCGATCACGACAAACGCTTTGTCGTGCCGCAGGCGCCGAAAGATCTCACGCTGAAGGACAGAAAGAAGGAGGTCGAACTTGGCTTCGATCCGCTGACGGGTTATGAGGAGGCACAACGCTGTCTGAATTGTGATGTGCAGACCGTTTTCGACGCGCCGAAGTGCATCGAGTGTGATGCGTGCGTCGATATCTGCCCGACAAGCTGCATTTCGTTCATTCCTGACGGCGACGAGGACGATCTTCGGAAACGCACTAAGGTTCCCGCGCTCAACACCGCACAGGACATTTACGTTCAGGACGGCCTGAAGACCGGCCGCGTCATGGTCAAAGACGAAGACGTCTGCCTCCACTGCGGCCTCTGTGCCGAACGCTGCCCCACCGCCGCCTGGGATATGCAGGCCTTCTGGTACAACGTCACCAAAGCCGGCGAGATCAAATACGGCCCGACGGTGGTAGGTAATCTGGTGCAGATAGAAAGGAATGGAAACGGCGCCGCTTAGTTTTATGTCGAATGAAGTGTGGTTATTCGCGTTCCCTGTAAAAATTAGCGGAACACAGTGCTAATCGACACTCGAAATCAGATGGATCTGTCCCGAAGGGCAA
Proteins encoded in this region:
- a CDS encoding FAD-dependent oxidoreductase, encoding MKPTNIKDPEYFHKVVDCQYACPSHTPVPEYIRLIAAGRYTEAYMVNWDSNVFPGILGRTCDRPCEPACRRGRVEEQPVAICRLKRVAADNRDEVLPYMPQGPFTPNGKKVALIGAGPASLTVARDLAPLGYEIHLYDEQRKAGGFMRSQIPAFRLPEEVLDEEVGYILRLGIHTHFKHYVSSMKELLAGDYDAVFIGSGAPKGRDLPELPGRQEGDANIHLGINWLANVAFEHTKSIGKRVIVLGGGNTAMDCCRTARRLGGEDVKVIVRSPFASMKASPWEKEDAMHEGIPIIDNHVPKAFVLSEPEAVATGSPPRLVGMTFEKVEAKYDENGKRSLVPTGEPDVFYEADDVLIAVGQENAFPWIERDIGIEFGKWELPVVDKTTFRSTHPKVFVGGDAAFGPENVITAVAHGHQAAISIDLFCSGKDLVADRPSPFVNLHSMKMGIHEWAYDSTIDHDKRFVVPQAPKDLTLKDRKKEVELGFDPLTGYEEAQRCLNCDVQTVFDAPKCIECDACVDICPTSCISFIPDGDEDDLRKRTKVPALNTAQDIYVQDGLKTGRVMVKDEDVCLHCGLCAERCPTAAWDMQAFWYNVTKAGEIKYGPTVVGNLVQIERNGNGAA